The Spartobacteria bacterium DNA window AATTGAAGACGGCTCCTTGCTATGGCCCAAACATTAAGAAACTTAAGGGCTATAGTCCAGAAACATGGCGATACCGAATTGGCAATTATCGCATATTTTACTTCGTGGACGAATCCGAGAAGATCATAAACATCCTAACCATTGATCAGCGTAAAGATGCAT harbors:
- a CDS encoding type II toxin-antitoxin system RelE/ParE family toxin; its protein translation is MPKPNEVVLSEYRIFETDEFTKKLGKITQSHRKVVESKLHAYVYPQLKTAPCYGPNIKKLKGYSPETWRYRIGNYRIFYFVDESEKIINILTIDQRKDAYR